A stretch of Vigna angularis cultivar LongXiaoDou No.4 chromosome 4, ASM1680809v1, whole genome shotgun sequence DNA encodes these proteins:
- the LOC128196301 gene encoding uncharacterized protein LOC128196301, protein MMRSGEYYTHVSEVERESRTVEYPNDGALSFKKVVYEENKVEEPHHHHHHHLFRHHHQPETRETVKVVEYEQVPERRVGEIVYEENRTVWP, encoded by the coding sequence ATGATGAGATCAGGAGAATACTACACCCATGTTTCAGAAGTTGAGAGGGAGTCTAGGACTGTTGAATACCCTAATGATGGAGCTCTTTCCTTCAAGAAGGTTGTTTACGAGGAAAATAAGGTTGAGGAaccccaccaccaccaccaccaccacctcttcAGGCACCACCACCAGCCAGAGACTCGTGAGACAGTGAAAGTTGTAGAGTATGAGCAAGTTCCTGAGAGGCGTGTTGGTGAAATTGTCTACGAAGAGAATAGGACAGTGTGGCCTTGA
- the LOC108331055 gene encoding pachytene checkpoint protein 2 homolog produces the protein MSAPMDTELTTYENGTGSQHSLPEDKVLVPVEVTLKPSSTAKIEDVRSAVEGMLEKRSLSYIDGPIPVPLDEAFLADNVQRICVCGCDTDEGRHNDNVLLFWQVKPIVHVFQLSEEGPCEDISSDGQSSSFNEWILPAKEFDGMWESLIYDSGLKQRLLRYAASALLFTEKGVDPFLVSWNRIILLHGPPGTGKTSLCKALAQKLAIRFNSRYPQSQLIEVNAHSLFSKWFSESGKLVAKLFQKIQEMVEEESNLVFVLIDEVESLAAARKAALSGSEPSDSIRVVNALLTQMDKLKSSPNVIILTTSNITAAIDIAFVDRADIKAYVGPPTLQARYEILRSCLQELIRTGILTNLQDCKNVMLPNYACAKERLNAPDLQEDSTFMQLCKHLLDTAEACEGMSGRSLRKLPFLAHAALSNPFDCNHIKFLCTMVETAKRERSELPD, from the exons ATGAGTGCTCCCATGGACACAGAGCTCACAACCTACGAAAATGGCACTGGTTCCCAACACTCACTTCCCGAGGACAAAGTACTTGTCCCTG TCGAGGTAACCCTAAAACCTTCCAGCACCGCTAAAATAGAAGATGTTCGTTCCGCCGTCGAAGG GATGCTTGAAAAGAGGAGTTTGAGCTATATCGATGGACCCATTCCGGTGCCTCTTGATGAGGCGTTTCTCGCAGATAACGTGCAAAGAATTTGCGTTTGCGGATGTGATACTG ATGAAGGGAGGCACAATGATAATGTTCTTTTGTTCTGGCAAGTCAAGCCTATTGTACATGTTTTTCAG CTTAGCGAGGAAGGTCCATGTGAGGATATAAGCTCTGATGGCCAGTCTTCCAGCTTCAACGAATGGATTCTTCCTGCAAAAGAATTTGATGGCATGTGGGAAAG CTTAATATATGATTCTGGTCTAAAGCAACGGTTATTACGTTATGCAGCAAGTGCTTTGCTCTTTACTGAAAAAGGGGTTGACCCATTCCTTGTTTCATGGAACCG CATAATTCTGTTACATGGACCTCCTGGGACTGGAAAGACATCTTTATGTAAAGCATTAGCTCAGAAATTAGCAATTCGATTCAATTCAAG ATACCCTCAGTCCCAGCTTATTGAAGTGAATGCACATTCTTTGTTCAGTAAATGGTTCTCTGAAAGTGGCAAGCTG GTAGCAAAACTTTTCCAGAAGATTCAAGAAATGGTAGAGGAAGAAAGCAATCTCGTATTTGTATTGATTG ATGAAGTCGAAAGCCTCGCTGCTGCTAGAAAAGCTGCCCTATCTGGTTCTGAACCTTCTGATTCTATTCGG GTTGTCAATGCATTACTAACTCAGATGGACAAGTTGAAATCATCTCCTAATGTTATAATTCTAACAACTTCCAACATAACTGCAGCTATTG ACATTGCTTTTGTTGATCGAGCTGATATCAAAGCATACGTTGGTCCCCCAACTCTTCAAGCTCGGTATGAAATATTAAGGTCCTGCTTGCAGGAACTGATACGTACAGGCATCTTGACTAACTTACAG GATTGTAAGAATGTCATGCTTCCAAATTACGCATGTGCAAAGGAGAGGTTGAACGCACCAGATTTGCAGGAGGATTCTACATTCATGCAACTGTGCAAGCACCTATTGGATACAGCGGAGGCATGTGAG GGAATGAGTGGAAGGTCTTTGAGAAAGCTTCCATTTTTGGCACATGCTGCACTCTCAAATCCTTTTGATTGCAACCATATTAAGTTCTTATGTACAATGGTAGAAACAGCAAAGAGGGAGCGTTCTGAGCTTCCtgattaa
- the LOC108331340 gene encoding uncharacterized protein LOC108331340 encodes MAKEQPQGLALRRKLERLQLELSSIKLGTQSYIPGQGINGNWGVPRYGVGEEVHDQIDADGAVFDKGDYSVFNFTVEEPAIDMKVYAMLHSNLNPMLRRCW; translated from the exons ATGGCCAAGGAACAACCTCAAGGTCTTGCTTTAAGGAGGAAGCTGGAGAGGCTGCAGTTGGAGTTAAGCAGCATTAAACTTGGAACTCAGTCTTACATACCTGGCCAGGGAATTAATGGAAATTGGGGTGTTCCTAGATATGGTGTTGGAGAGGAAGTTCATGATCAAATTGATGCAGATGGTGCGGTTTTTGATAaag GAGATTATTCAGTGTTCAATTTCACAGTTGAGGAACCAGCGATTGACATGAAGGTATATGCAATGCTACATTCTAACTTAAACCCAATGCTTAGACGTTGCTGGTAG